One window of the Branchiostoma lanceolatum isolate klBraLanc5 chromosome 3, klBraLanc5.hap2, whole genome shotgun sequence genome contains the following:
- the LOC136429537 gene encoding prolow-density lipoprotein receptor-related protein 1-like — MAAGLLVFACLISIGHAFPRIGDTECINPDDIMCEGNGVCVRPEWQCDGDDDCEDGSDEVNCTRKECYNPEYFKCESTGVCIEPEWRCDDYNDCDDGSDEKNCTSKECYNPEYFKCESNGVCIEPEWQCDDENDCDDGSDEANCEECSDPNDIRCETSGACVPLEYQCDDDYDCDDGTDEENCEECINPDDIMCEGNEVCVRPEWQCDGDDDCDDGSDEVNCTSKECYNPEHIKCESNGVCIEPEWQCDYINDCDDGSDEENCEPGCFNPDDIKCEQRNELCVPLGDQCDSYDDCSDGSDEENCWSKECSNPDDFRCETSGACVRLEYQCDDDYDCDDGTDEENCKECFNLDFKCESLGVCIEPEWQCDGYDDCFDGSDEKNCTSKECYNPEYFKCKRSGICIQPERQCNGGDDCEDVSDEENCTSKECYNPERFKCESNGVCIKPEWQCDDYYDCDDGSDEENCEECFNLDFKCESIGECIEPEKQCDGNDDCFDGSDEKNCTSKECHHPEYFKCKGSGICIQPERQCNGGDDCEDVSDEENCTSKECYNPGDIKCEGSGVCLKPEWGCDGDDDCDDGSDEENCEECFNLDFKCESIGECIEPEKQCDGNDDCFDGSDEKNCTSKECHHPEYFKCKGSGICIQPERQCNGGDDCEDVSDEENCTSKECYNPGDIKCEGSGVCLKPEWGCDGDDDCDDGSDEVNCTSKDCYNPDYFKCKSNGVCVPPRKQCNSDVDCDDGSDEENCTDKECHFSHHIKCESNGVCIPPRKQCNSDVDCDDGSDEENCKDKECHLSRHIKCESNGVCIEPDATCDGVDDCGDGWDEENCTNKECNSDYFKCKSNLACIHRESQCDGWYDCDDGSD, encoded by the coding sequence ATGGCGGCTGGCTTGCTCGTATTTGCATGCCTGATTTCCATCGGTCATGCCTTCCCTCGTATTGGCGATACAGAGTGTATCAACCCGGACGATATCATGTGTGAAGGTAATGGAGTATGTGTCCGTCCAGAGTGGCAATGTGACGGTGAtgatgattgtgaagacggttcagatgaggtaaATTGCACAAGGAAGGAGTGTTAcaatccagaatatttcaagtgtgaaagtactggagtttgtatcgAACCAGAGTGGCGATGTGACGATTATAATGATTGTGACGACGGCTCAGatgagaaaaattgcacaagcaaagagtgttacaATCCCGaatatttcaagtgtgaaagcaATGGAGTTTGTATCGAACCAGAGTGGCAATGTGACGACGAAAATGATTGTGACGACGGCTCAGATGAGGCAAATTGCGAAGAGTGTTCCGACCCGAACGATATCAGGTGTGAAACTAGTGGAGCATGTGTCCCTCTGGAGTACCAATGCGACGACGATTATGATTGTGATGACGGtacagatgaggaaaattgcgaaGAGTGTATCAACCCGGACGATATCATGTGTGAAGGTAATGAAGTATGTGTCCGTCCAGAGTGGCAATGTGACGGTGATGATGATTGTGACGACGGCTCAGATGAGGTAAATTGCACAAGCAAGGAGTGTTACAATCCCGAACatatcaagtgtgaaagtaatggAGTATGTATTGAACCAGAGTGGCAATGTGACTATATAAATGATTGTGACGACggctcagatgaggaaaattgcgaaCCTGGGTGTTTCAACCCGGACGATATCAAGTGtgaacaaagaaatgaattatGTGTCCCTCTGGGGGACCAATGTGACAGTTATGATGATTGCTCAGACggctcagatgaggaaaattgctggAGCAAAGAGTGTTCCAACCCGGACGATTTTAGGTGTGAAACTAGTGGAGCATGTGTCCGTCTGGAGTACCAATGTGACGACGATTATGATTGCGATGACGGtacagatgaggaaaattgcaaagAGTGTTTCAACCTGGACTTCAAGTGTGAAAGTCTCGGAGTATGTATCGAACCAGAGTGGCAATGCGACGGTTATGATGATTGTTTTGACGGCTCAGatgagaaaaattgcacaagcaaagagtgttacaACCCCGAATATTTCAAGTGCAAAAGAAGTGGGATATGTATCCAACCAGAAAGACAATGTAACGGAGGGGATGATTGTGAAGACgtttcagatgaggaaaattgcacaagcaaagagtgttacaACCCCGAAcgtttcaagtgtgaaagtaatggAGTTTGTATCAAACCAGAGTGGCAATGTGACGATTATTATGATTGTGACGACggctcagatgaggaaaattgcgaaGAGTGTTTCAACCTGGacttcaagtgtgaaagtattgGAGAATGCATCGAACCAGAGAAGCAATGCGACGGTAATGATGATTGTTTTGACGGCTCAGatgagaaaaattgcacaagcaaagagtgtCACCACCCCGAATATTTCAAGTGTAAAGGAAGTGGGATATGTATCCAACCAGAAAGACAATGTAACGGAGGGGATGATTGTGAAGACgtttcagatgaggaaaattgcacaagcaaagagtgttacaACCCAGGCGATATTAAGTGTGAAGGAAGTGGAGTATGTCTCAAACCAGAGTGGGGATGTGACGGTGACGATGATTGTGACGACggctcagatgaggaaaattgcgaaGAGTGTTTCAACCTGGacttcaagtgtgaaagtattgGAGAATGCATCGAACCAGAGAAGCAATGCGACGGTAATGATGATTGTTTTGACGGCTCAGatgagaaaaattgcacaagcaaagagtgtCACCACCCCGAATATTTCAAGTGTAAAGGAAGTGGGATATGTATCCAACCAGAAAGACAATGTAACGGAGGGGATGATTGTGAAGACgtttcagatgaggaaaattgcacaagcaaagagtgttacaACCCAGGCGATATTAAGTGTGAAGGAAGTGGAGTATGTCTCAAACCAGAGTGGGGATGTGACGGTGACGATGATTGTGACGACGGCTCAGATGAGgtaaattgcacaagcaaagacTGTTACAACCCAGACTATTTCAAGTGTAAAAGTAATGGAGTATGTGTCCCTCCAAGGAAGCAATGTAACAGTGATGTCGATTGTGacgacggttcagatgaggaaaattgcacagACAAAGAGTGCCACTTCTCGCATCacatcaagtgtgaaagtaatggAGTATGTATCCCTCCAAGGAAGCAATGTAACAGTGATGTCGATTGTGACGAtggttcagatgaggaaaattgcaaagACAAAGAGTGCCACCTCTCGCGCCacatcaagtgtgaaagtaatggAGTATGTATCGAACCAGACGCGACTTGTGACGGTGTTGATGATTGTGGAGACGGTTGGGATGAAGAAAATTGCACAAACAAAGAGTGTAACTCGGACTATTTCAAGTGTAAAAGTAATTTAGCATGTATCCATCGAGAATCGCAATGTGACGGATGGTATGATTGTGACGACGGCTCAGATtag
- the LOC136429538 gene encoding very low-density lipoprotein receptor-like, which produces CKKTQCYWPDDIKCERSGVCLRSSDQCDRFTDCEDGSDEFFCAAEDCPLSHHFCEPGSCIPDNKLCDGVGDCDDESDEIDCVCTNVEFQCEHSGRCVPPSAVCDGVPDCENASEELICQSCAEKGLWQCDSGECINNASVCDGDKDCSSGADEENCNAPCNDLQLECDGGCLPRYRACDGLEDCSNGEDEINCTAGGCSAKQFHCLDGSCLLESQLCDNLTDCSGGEDEDDCGDVPPPGFPLGLASRYIPDVYVTASSEYKLEFAPSLARHTPSSTPGYCWVPSFVVEQWLQVYFGKTTDVTGVLISGGGSNWDLGSWVTSFTLAFSMDGASWAPYEGSSNNVQI; this is translated from the exons tgcaaaaaaacacagtGTTACTGGCCCGACGATATCAAGTGTGAAAGAAGTGGAGTATGTCTGAGATCATCGGATCAATGTGACAGGTTTActgattgtgaagacggttcagatgaatTTTTTTGCGCAGCCGAGGATTGTCCCCTGTCCCATCATTTCTGTGAACCCGGTTCCTGCATCCCTGACAACAAGCTCTGCGATGGCGTCGGTGACTGTGACGACGAGTCCGATGAGATCGACTGCG TGTGCACCAATGTCGAGTTCCAGTGTGAACACAGCGGCAGATGTGTGCCACCATCTGCAGTGTGCGATGGTGTCCCCGACTGTGAGAACGCATCGGAGGAGCTGATATGCC AGTCCTGTGCGGAGAAGGGACTGTGGCAGTGCGACAGCGGTGAATGCATCAATAACGCCTCGGTGTGTGACGGAGACAAGGACTGCTCTTCTGGGGCAGACGAAGAGAACTGCAACG CTCCTTGCAACGATCTCCAGCTGGAGTGTGACGGCGGATGTCTGCCGAGATACCGCGCCTGTGACGGGCTGGAGGACTGTTCGAACGGGGAGGACGAGATCAACTGTACAGCCGGAG GTTGCAGTGCAAAGCAGTTTCACTGCTTGGACGGTTCCTGCCTGTTGGAGTCTCAGCTGTGCGACAACCTGACGGACTGCAGTGGAGGGGAGGATGAGGACGACTGTGGAG ATGTTCCACCTCCTGGCTTCCCGCTTGGTTTGGCAAGTCGGTACATTCCCGATGTTTACGTCACTGCCAGTTCCGAATACAAGCTGGAGTTCGCCCCCTCCCTGGCTCGGCACACTCCTTCGAGTACACCAGGATACTGCTGGGTACCGAGTTTTGTGGTGGAACAATGGCTTCAG GTTTACTTTGGCAAAACGACTGACGTCACCGGTGTGTTGATTAGTGGAGGCGGTTCGAACTGGGACCTGGGCAGTTGGGTGACGTCATTCACTCTGGCCTTTAGCATGGACGGCGCTTCGTGGGCACCGTACGAAGGCAGCAGCAACAAcgtgcag ATCTGA